The DNA sequence TGAGCATCTAGTGGtaaggaaaggaggaggaagcaACAAGTgccaaatcaaatcaaatcaaattgGGCCAAAATGAATTGAATCAAATAGCTGAGTTGTAAGAGATGATCATCAAGTCCAGTTGCCTGACTACTTCAGGGCTGaccaaaataaaaagcatgGTATTaagggcattgtccaaatgtCTTTTAAACACTGACAGGCTTGGGGGATTGACCACCTCTCTTGAGAGCCTGTTGCAGGGTTTGATCACCCACTGGATAAAGAAATGCTTCCTCATGTCAAGTCTGAACATCTTCTGAGGGGCACAGCTTTGAGTCATTCCCACATGACCTGCCACTGGGTCCCAGGGAAAAGAGGCACCCTTTCTCCATCCTTGCCTCAGAAAGTTGTACAGACCAGTGAGCTTGCCCCCCAGCCTCCTTCTCTCCAAACAAGAAAACCCCAGtgtcctgagctgctcctcacagaacACTCTGCCAACCCCTTCCACAGCTTTGCTGTCTTCCTCTGGATTCATTCAGGTACCTTCACATCCTTTTGAAATTGTGGGGCCCAGAAGCACACTCAACACTCAGGATGAGGCCACACCCACACCAAgtacagcaggaaaatccctcCTTTGAAGTGGCTGGTGAAGCTGTATTTGATCCATCCCAGGACATGGTTTGCCCCCTGGGCTGCCTGGGCACACCGTGCTGACTCCTGTCGAGCTTCCTGccagccagcagccccagacccctcctgcagggctgctctccagccactcctcatcCAATTTAGACTTTTGTATGCCTATGTGCAGAATCTGGCATTTATCCTTGTTCCATTTCATGCCACTGATGTTTGCCCAAATACTCCAGGCTACCCAGATCCCTCAGCAAGGCCTTTTGTCCCTTGGGAGCACCAGCAGCACTTCCCAGTTTGGAATCATCAGCAAACTTGCTCATGGTGCATTCAAGCCTGCATCCAGATCATCAAGAGATATATTGAACAGAACCAGCCCTGGAATGGAGCCCTGAGGAACACCACTGGTGACCAGTCACCAGCCAGATGCGGCTCTGCTCACCACAACCCTTGAGCTCTGTCCTTCAGCCAGATCTTCACCCAGAACACCATGAACCCACTCATCCCACAGCTGGAAAAATTGTCCCAAAGGATGCTGTGAGGTACAGTACCAAGAGCCTtacaaaaacccagaaaaaccaCATTCACTGCATTCCCTTCATCTGCTGCGCAGGTGACCTTATTACCggataataaataattttaactggacttttttcttttttttttaatgcatctGCATTGACTATGACTGATGATTGCAGTGTTCTTTAagtgtagtgataggacaagtgCTAAGTTTTAAATGAAAAGAGAGTAGAATTAGATTAGATATGAAGAAGAAATTGTTCCAtcagggtggtgaggcactggcacatgttgtccagagaagcttgTTCaagatgccccatccctgaagcgttcaaggtcaggttggacggggctttgagcaacctggtccagcaaaagatgtccctgccctggcaagGGGCTTGGGtctaaatgatctttaaggtcccttccagcccaaaccattctgtgattccgcTGTATTGTAGGGCAACCTCCCCTGTGTTGATTTTCTTCACCTCTCCATTAACTACTGGAAttaaattttctgtatttctggtAGAATTCTCTTTTACTACCTTGTTCATTGTAATTTCTTTGAAGCTTGCAGCCTTCTGACTTTATACACTCATGCTATTATTTTTTATGTGCTTTGAGTCAGAAAGTTTTATTCTCACTTTTTATATGATTCCCTATTCATTTTCAGATCTCAGTTTTTGGAACATTcttccctgctgctctttctctgcttttcaaGTTGTTAATACATTTTCTAAGTCACAATGTTTTGCCTCATTTTACCCAATGGATGAGCAgatctcaattttttttttctgatgcagTTCCCTTTGCACAactataaatttattttctttcagggTTGTAACTTCATTGGCCATTATTGGGATGTTTTTGTAGAAAGTGTTCCCCTGTTAGACTGGTCCTCTAGAGAAGACCCTGTCCTTGTCTCTGTGTGATGAAGCTGAACACCACTGTCATTATTTTGCTTCCCTCTTCCTTCCTTATATCAGAATAACAGGCCCCATTATTTAGTGGTAACTTTTATAAAGGtcactaaaaaaaattaaaagaaatattgaaaCATAGAAATCATAATTTTATTGGAAATAATCCACACAACTGCAAGAAGTTTGAACTCAGTGCTCCAATTACAAAGCTACTCTCTGGTTGGAAGTCCTTCAACTGTAGCAGCTTGAAAGCTGCTTAACAGAATGTCAGTAATGGCAGTTTTTCTTACATACTTTGTGCTAGCAAACCTGCTCACATGTGGCAAATACATTCATTTGAATGAGGAAGTGGTAAACATGTACAAAATTAATCTTTCAGTAGCTATGGCAgtcttttcttttattattggCAGCCTTCATTTTGAAGGGAGTGGCTTTTTCACTTCATTTCCTTTTACCAGTAGGCTGAGTTAAAGTTTTCTCATCATCCACATCCAATTCATTCACCTCTTCCTGTAATTCATCCTGCAGCTCATAGCCTGAGGCTGATTCAGGGTTATCGTCCCAGTAATCAGCTTCGTATCTGTCCAGTAAGTATTCCTGTGGTGTAACGTCGTCATCGTCAGGAGGAttccttgcttttttctttttcattttcttttgaatCTTAGaaagttgctgctgctgcttgtctGTCCAGACAAAGTTTTCTATATGTCTTGacactttcatttttttatagTCCATTATCTGTTTATTCAGCAGTTCATGATCAACACCAAACAGATTAGACCGCATGGGTGAATCTGAAGATTGAGTTGTTGAAGGGAAGAGTTTACTGtgggaaagaaaacaagtattggcttgggttttttccccacatgTATTTCAATTTTTGACAACTCGAGTAACACAGAAATAAACTGGACTTTTCAGTGTAATTTATTAATGCCCTGTGTTCCCTATGTTATGAAGAAAGAGATACCACCATATCATCCATCCAAGGACAGTCTGTGTCAGGAGATTTAATGGGAGAAAGCCAATAAAGCAACAAGATGCTAGGTGAAACTGCCTGTCTCTGGGAAAAAATGTACCTAGGTGAGTACTGTATCTGGGAGATCCAAGGAATTCAAGACTTCTCCCAGCTCTTCCAAGAAGTaagaagcagcagcctctgTCTAAAACAGAGCTGCTGTTAGTCAAGTCCAGCATAAGGTGTCACATCAGAGTGATGTGACACCTTATGCTGGACTTGACTATTTCCCCAAGACATAGAGGAAGGTGTTAGGTACCTTTTGGGAAATCTGTCACAGGAATGACTTCCCACAGGAAGCTATTTCTGATTCATACCTGATGGACCATCCTGTGAGATGCTGAGGCACAAAAGGCATTTCTACCAACAGACTACAGCACACAGGTGCAAAGGCTGTTGGCTTTGAGAGCATCCAGTCCACAGAACCACTATTGCAATAGGTTGTTCAGCCCTATCTCTCAATGGTAAAAAATCCCTCACAGAAGATTGTTAAATTAATTTAGGGAGATTTGTCAGTAAACTTGCAATCCATGTATAATAAACTGAACATATCAGAAAAAAGCGGATGAGTAGAGCAGTACTGGTAAATGCCGTTTCCATCCTCATGAGACAATTACCagcaagaaacaaaatattactgctgcagagcatttttaaaattctgattaCCATCAACACACCAAGTCTTGAAATCTTAGAAGTTCTACATATATTTCATTCATAAAAACTAATATATTAGTACCAGAACAAGTATCAGGTCTGCAAGTAACAATGTACACACCTAATTATAATATACTTTCTCTTATGTCAAATAATATCCAATTTAAGCTGGCCAGCAGAAATGAAAATGGACACTCATACAATTCTGAACCCAAAAGACCCACCTTGAATCATTTTGAgatatttcttcctcttctggAGGTCCAAAGTCAGCAATTGCCAGTAAGTCTTCGACCTGTAAACACATGAAGGACACACATGAAGGACCCTGTTTAAATTGACTTTGTTCCCATCTACACAAGAAACAGACAAGTATCCAACAGCAAATATGATCTTTTCTATGTTTGGAATATTTAGCAAAACCACTTTAAAAcagccttttccttcttttacaAGGAATTGCTTATACTTCTTGCCTGGGATGTTTTTGTCAAATAGTGGATCCAGAGATTCCTACAAAATTTTTGCCTTATGTGCATTATGAACCCTTGGCTAGGGATTGTTtgacatatatattttttggtttatttcttCTTACCTCAGTCTTGCAAATCCTTTTCCATAACATCCttacacagatttttttcacctcttctccctttctgcAAGTTTTCATTTCTCTTACAGGCAACGATAGAATTCCCAAATCCCTTTTAACATGGCATCTAACCAGTAAATGCTACAAATTATTAATGCATTATTAATGCATTATTATATGCTGTGCCTACAGACTATATGTAATTGTGAAAATTTCCTCGtttgaaatttcatttcagcttttctttacATTAATTCCCTTCTAATCCATTGTATTATTCTAGTTTAACtggatattttttccctttacttACAATACTTAAAAACCAAGTTCAGTGTGTTATTTGAATCTGTGATTGACATAAATCTGATGAACTGCAAAGTGGGAGAAAATGATCCATCTATCTGCTCCTCAGTGTCATTCCCTGACAGAAGTAATACAAAGAGGGTTTTTACTTATCTTCTGTGAAACTCAGAACTTTTTTGATCACAGAAAGTTCAAGCAGTTCATTGCATTTCTAGAGAATCTGAAATTCTTTTTatcccttccagctctgctcaTACACACTGCAGGAGCCCATAAGGGTCTAACAGTAATTGGCTGTAACAGTAAGACTATTATAAATAATAAGGCACTAAAGGGCACAGACACATGAACCGGTTCTTTTCAACTTCTGTTCACATCAACAGCTTGAGGAGATATTTCTCATCAAATTCTACTCATTGGTGTCATCCTTCTCTTCTGCAAATCTCACTATGTTAGAGATCTCGCTACACAGTCCAATGACAGCAAATTCCTAGGAAACATCAGTATTCTAGTAGTATGTCAACTAGTTAAAACTATCAACACCTTGACAGAAAACATGAAATAGTAAAGACAATTTTAAAAGTTAAGGAAAAATATGTAGTATGAATAAGCTTACGTCCCCTATGCAAAGATTTGCACTTCCCTACAAATTTTAACAATTCACAGATAGAAAAAGAtatggggggggggaaaaatcaCTGGTTATTCAATTGAGTCTTAAAATCACGTAACATTTAAAATGTGGGAAACAGCTCCTCCAACCTCATTTCCATAATCATATACACCAGGCAACTCTATATGATTACTTAAAATGGTAATTTAATTCTTCATTGGCCGAATGATACTGCCTACAATTCTTCTATATATTATATAGGCATCAATCGTACTCAAGACTATTTGTTAAAATGATTTTTGCAACTATAGAGAAAAAccaatttttaatgtaaattggTAGAGCAACTAAATTATCAGCTCTCTGCTAAGTCACTATAGTTGTATATTGAGTCAAAGATTAGATTTACCTCTTTTACAGCTGCAGCTTCTTTGTCTTTTATAAATACTACTGGGGGTACGTTTCCCACAATCTGCTGACTCTTCAGAAGATACCTGGTAAAAACACAGCATTCACCAGCATGAGTATCAGTATATCATCTGCAGGACACGTAAAAGGTGTTAAATGAAATCCAGCAGTACTGCACATTTAAAGATATGGCTTGCAAAACTTTCAGTCTGATGAGGAGCTATTCAGGTTGATGCTAAGAAATACATCACTGCAGAACCCCAACTTCGAATGCATGGCATACAAAAACTACTGGCTGCAGGTCCAGCTGAGTATTGATGGTACTGATATTGATGATATGATTGTCCATATCTGTATACATAGTCTGGCACAGGTATTTCCCCACTTCATTTGGTATCCTTATCCCCTCTGTAGGGATAAGAGCAGTTGGGGATATGGCCCTCAGAGCAAGGCAAGACAACTCATCCCACATGCTAGCTGCAGGAAGGATTGACAGGGGTCCCCTTCTCTTCTTGCCAGCCAGCAACTTTCCTTCTTGAAGAGTGCAGGCTATGGAGTAGAAAAGAGCATTGTGCTGGATCAGGAATTACACAGCTTAGGGAAACAGGGAGAAAGGAAATGGCTTTACAAGTATGCTTCTATGCCACCTGCCACATGGGTGAAGTCCTGAACTTCCAACAGACTGGCTGGATAGCAGAAGGAAAGCCAAGGAAAGGGAGGAAGAGTCAAAAATTTCAATGATATCATGAAAAATCACCGGACTCTGTGTtgaaaaaatagggaaaagcaTCACAATACATGGTAGCATTCTCaatttgggaggttttttgcTATCAGTATTGTGAAAAACTTCTGTAATGACAGTCATCccttttggaggtctaaatcaTCCCCAGCAATCAGAACTGCCCAGTGAATCTGCAAGGAGATCCTTGCAGCTGTCAGTCCCCTGTCCAGCATCCTGTCCTGGGCTActgtcctgcacagcctggccagcCACTGTTGCAGTAGTTGCAGTAGTATTAATCAAGTGATAAtaagcagctcagctccacagagcagcctctgggctgacTGATAGAAGTTCACAGACAATGGGAGCTCTCCTAGGATGCAGGCATCTTATTGCTTCAGAGTCTGGGGGCACACAGATAGACCAATGAGCTGTCTTGACCTGAGAGTTTGGAAGGGGATAAAAGGGTGCAAGACACCAAAAACGAGGCTGTTGTCTGATGACCAAAGGGGAATTCTGTCGTCATACATACCAACAACATGGATTCACTGTAATAAGCCACCACCATCAGCACACTGGAGTGAGACCTCACCCACACTCCTCTTGCTTTCTGCTTGGCCCACTCCTACTCTGGGAAAGCATAGAAGCCAAaagagccagctgtgccagctgtgctccagcaaGAGATCACACAGCCAGTCTGACAAAGCCACCCTTCCCTGTGAGGCTCATCACAGGAGATGCTCTACTCCAAGTATCTAAAAACCTAAGGCATCCCAATAGGTCAGGTCTAGACTGTCAGAAGTACTCAAGAAATGGCCCCAGATGTAGGAAGTGGCCTGTCTATCCCACAGCAGTACCGTATACGTGGAGCGCTCTTTCGCAGCACACTTTCAATATAACTTTCCTTCTCCATAGTGGAAGCAGGGTTCCAGTACACACGGCATGCTGAAAAGTTGGATGACAGGGACAcctacagaaaatgaaaatctgtctttaaaattatatatacacacacacacacttcatATATAACGAAGTCTGTGACGGATTGCAGAAACCCTACTAGAAAATGTCTTTTGATAACAGAAGTGATGATATCAGACCAGAATCAGTTCATGAGTAAATCAGGAGTGATCTACACCCAGCCATGTCCCACAGCACAAATACTGTGCAGCTATAACATCTGTATTGCATTGGGAAGAAGGctgtttctttccatctctcacATTTTAAGTCATTTAATTTACAGCAATGCCTCCTGAAAGAACTATCTTGCCCACACCAGCCAGCATTTTTACATGCAGACATGTGATCTGATACAAGCAATCCTCAAAGCCCTAGAGAGACAGAAATACTCTGTGAAGGATACTGCACATGTACAGCCAAAATACTCATCTTGCCCAGGTAGTTTTGAATGCTTGTCTGACAACAGAATTAATTCAGCTGGAAAAAACATCTATTTTAGTCATGACTGACAACCCTTTTGTCATAGATGCAGCTATGAGGTATCATTTTCCATGCCTCTATATCAAAGCTAAGTTCACCAAGCTTTTAAGACAAACACTGGTATAATTTAATCTTTACAGAAACAGCAAATATAGATGATAAAAACTTCAGACAACAAAAGAGAATGCAGAGACTGACTTAGTTCCTGTATCAGAACTCTAACATCCCTTTCAAATCCACAAATTATTACACCACTAGATACAATTACATACAAATTTCAATTCTTTCTCAGATCTGGCTTGACAATGACATTTTCTTAGGCTTGCCCCTTTTTTTAAACTAATCTCATGCATCACTTAGGTCTCCTGCCAGTAACATTGCTGGGGAGTCACACAAGCAGGTAACAACTCTCACACCGCTGCAAGGAGAACAGACTCTTGGAAAGATACACTTATGTTGGTAAAACCAAGCTCCTCCTTCTGAAAGGGCAACACAAAGAGTTTATGTCTgagtaacagaaaaaaaagtcatatcAGGAGAATCATAATTTAATTGGCCTGAGTTACATTTGCGTTAGAGTGGCAAAGGTCTCCTAAGCCAGGTACTACAGTGGCAAAGCTCTGCTCGTGTGTACTCCAGTGCCAGATCTTGCTGCACTCTGCCACATCAGAAGCAACACAGTAAAACTCCTCTTGGCACGCATCACAACACCCAGGGGAGCTCCTTTGGCACATCCACGCCAGCCTCACAACGTAATCAGAGTGGCTCAGCACAAGCTGTAGATTTGGCACTTGCCTTGCAGATGTCCAGCTTGAGATCATAAAATTCTTGACTGACTTCACAGGTAGTCGCCATCTCTAACACAGCTTTATGAATAAGACCATTCAAAACTCTGCAGCGCATGTTGTCTTCTTTCCTTGTTTTTGTAAGgtcatttttcattaaaaagtcCAACTTGGTTGGTTTATGCAactataaaaagaaacaaacaacacATTAAGCAGTTACACATTTGCATTAGGCAATTATATAGTTTCATGCACTTTACTAAGTATGTTCTTATTTCATTATTGCAGCTGTGATGGCTTTATATAGGTCCTACGTATCAAGTGTTTCAATAAAGCATACTTCTGTTCACAAAATTTTTGACATTTGTTTATTACAGTCAAAGTTTCTAAAgttctttttgtattttgtaGCAAGTTATGAAGCTCCATAGATCTGTTTTCTCAAATACAGCATGCATTGACTGAAAAGTTTTGCTTgtttgaaaaaattaaattaaattttaaattaattttaaaaaatttcattaaaCTAAGCTCATAGAAGTTTTAATCTGGATAAGTACTCAGGAGTGTGCAAGAGAGCATTGATGCTGGCAAGGATGAAAGATCAGTACAGAAGAGGAAACAGCCATGGGAAGCCAAATGGCAATCCTGTCACAGTCAGACTGGAGCCCTACTCATTGTTCACAAAATCTTGCTATTTTTCCATCAGAAAATGGTTCAAGTTAGAATCAATGGCAGAAACACAAGTCTGTTCCTCCTGGCACAAATAAACATATTGCCTTCAGAGCTTGCACTTACCGTTTGTGGTCCCAGGGTAGGGCTGTCATACCAGAACTTCTTTCttttgggaaaaagaaaggaaatcagCCTTATCTTTAAGTAGCTCAGAGAAATAAGGATTCCCTGTGTAATTAATATTCCACCTGCCTGAAAGGACACCACAACACCCAAGTAGGTCTCCTCACAGCTGGGGTGTAGGGAACAATGCTTCCCACCCACAGCTGAAGCTGCACATAGATGGGAAGGGGGTGGAAAAGAACAGCTCTCAGGTTTCTTTAAATTCAGAGAATCATTAAGGTACAAAAACAGGGCTAAGATCATAAATTCCCACTGTTAAACCATCACTGCCAAGTCCAGCACTAAACCTTTTCATTAGGCATCACTTCTACACATTTTccgaacacttccagagatagTGATTACACCACTTTCCTGGGGATCCTGTTCTATTGCTTGACCATTCttccctttcagtgaagaaatttctccCCATATACAATCTAAATATCCCTTAGTGCAACTTGAGCCCATTTCCTCTCGTCCTGTCACTTGtttcctgggagaagagaccgactcccacctggctacagcccctttccaggcagttGTAGAGTTATAAGGTCCCTCCCCACTGAGCCTCTTTTTCTCCTgactgaacacccccagctccctcagctgttcctcacaggacttgtgctccagactctTCGCCGCTGCCCTTcactggacatgctccagcacctcaatgtctttcctgTACAGAGGGGCCCAGAattggacacagcactcgaggcgTGGCCTCACCgagccagagcacagagcacCGAGGGACGATCAGTGGCCTGGTCCTGCAGGACACTACTGCTGATAGAGGCCAGGGCCACTCgtcttcttggccacctgggcacatgTTCAGCCGCAGCTCAGATCGGCGGCTCGGGGTCGGTGTCTCTCCTCCGCGGTACCGTGGCCGCGGGAGCGCCCGAGCCCCGCAGCCCCTCTgagtccccttgtcccagcgcCCACGGCCCACCCCGGCAGGGCCCCGCACCTACTTATTCTTGCGGAGCATTTTCCGCAGCAGGTTCCTGGGGCCGCCCAGGGCTGCGGAGCTGCGCAGGGCCCGGCACCACCGCGGCACCGCGGCCACCCGGGCTCCCCACATtgctgccccggccccggccccggccccggccccggccccggcccggcccggggagctCCCGCCTCAGCTCCGGCTGCGGCTCAGGCTCCGGCTGCGGCTCCCCCTGTCGGCCGGAGGCCCGGGCCCGCGGCTGCGGGTGTCCCGGCCGGCCCCGGAGAGGGAAGGACGgaaagggggaaggagggagagaggcCGAGCCGCcctcaggctgggcagggctcgCACGCACTCAGACCCTGGAGCTCCACGCACCCAAGGGCCGGGATTGCTGCCGGAGGGCGGCAGGAGCCGCTGCGACACGCCGGCTGCGCTTGTGGCTGTGCCGGGCGGTCCCTCTAAGACACGATGTACATGTCCTCAAATTCGCTGCTGCATCGGCGGACAGCTGTAAGGGGGTGCGAGGAAAGCAAGTGACACTGAGGCAAGACTCTGTGCTCTGGAATTTTCCATTGAAGATCAAGACAAAACATTTGCAGTTTTCCACACAGAACTGCTGCTGGGTATTTAAATAAATTGAACCCgtgatttatatattttatcttCACAACACGAAATTACATGAAATAATTACAGGAAAAGTGATCAAATTGCTGCTTCTGCACCGATGGCATTAATCCTAAACACAAGCTGCTTTACGGCAGCACCTCACGGGGGATAGGAAGACCCTCCAGGCCTGCCTGTATGCTCTCTGCCATTTCCTCCATCATAGCCCAGCGCGTCTTCTTGGTGGCACTTCCAATGTGAGGAGTTATGATAACATTCTTCAGCTTTAACAAGGGGTGATCcctgggagaggaaaagaaatgctgAACTAGTCACTCACAGCACATTCATCAGTATTTCATCAgtattgcaggccaccagggaaaataataattaaaaataaaacaaaacctaaTTGCATGACTCAAGCATATTCAGAGGAGTTCAAAGTGCTGCCTAGCTTGGTGGGGCTTTATGCAACAAATCCTCCAAATGAGTGAGTGTGGATTTTATTTGGCTGGAACTGGATTAGGGACATGGTTTCAGCAGGACCAGTGCACACACCTCATGTACTCCTACTAACAAAATTATGCAACATCTCACATGCTCACAAAATTTTACTCAGTTTGAACATCACACATAGACCCTTTTAATTTTAACGTAAATACATGTGTCCTACCTTGGCAAAGGTTCAGGATATGCCACATCCAGAGCAGCTGCCTTAATAACTTTGTTTTGAAGGGCTTCCACCAAAGCATCCTGATCCACTATCAGACCTGGTTTACAGTAAGAAGGATATGTTTATTTTCATGTTCCTTACTGTCCTCTCAGTATTCTTTTGGGTGCAGTGGTCAGGCAAACAGCAGGGCAGGCCATGGTCACAgtgcagaagcagcagtggAGTGTGGTGGAGTGGGAGTGGGAAGCCTGGGTATGTGCATCAGGGAATTAGCAGAATGAAACAGAGTGCCAGGCCTCAGAGTAGGCTGTGCCACCCTAATGTGTGTGAGCAGCAACACtgcattaaataaataaaaggctTCAGTAGGAGATATATAAATACACATGGGCTTCTAACACTCCAAGGTCATTAACATTTCAGAGACCTACTTTCTTATTATTAACGGAACACTTAAATACACTTAAAAACACTTGAATTTTACTGAGATATGATCACGAGTGTCTAAATAAACTATTAATCAGAAAATTTACGGAACATTTCAGAGGGACAGACTCTATATTAGAGATTTTCTCAGGACTTGTCATGCCACCAAACTTTAATGCAGTTTTGTTTATCCTGCACCTTACCTCTGCTGATATTAATAAGAGTAGCAGTAGGTTTCATCAGCTCCAGTTCCCTCTTCCCAATCAGTTTGTGTGTTTGTGGAGTTAGGTTCACAGCCAATATCACAAAATCTGACTGCTGGAGCAAATCATCTATCTTCTTACAGTAAACAGCTCCAACAGcactttcttcttccttttttctgaagggaaaatcccaaaattaaACTGCAGTAGCAAGAAACAAGGGAAATATCACCAGTAGAGGAAACGTTTCTTTATTGTTATCTTTGTTGTATAGTGCAAAGCAGTTAGCTGCTTGTCtgaaactcagaaaaaaaaaaaaaagatcaagcTATTTCCCACAATACCAAGTGAACTGTACACAAATGTGCAGTACGGTGGGGATGGAAAGTAAGAAATGGGTATCACATAAATGCACTGAATAAATAATAAACCAAATGCATTTTTGTCACAGTTTTTGCTAATAATGGGGATTCTTGTCCTACCCAAAAGCAACACTGATGTCTtgtgaaaattaaataatttaagtaaGTAATGTGAAAATTACTGAGGAAACACACAAGACAGGGCAGGGATTAAATCTTCCCAAATCTATGTCAGCAACAGCCTGACTGTGCTGTGCATCAGTGCTGATTCACTGAAACCACACACTGCAGGACCTGCTGGCGCACTCAATCTGTATCAGGACGAGGTTGGCTGGCTCATCAAATTCccacaaaagaaaagaatggaACGGGCCTGAtgggagcacagggacacagggcacaTACATCTAGAAGATAGCAAACAGACTGGCAAGTCTGGCCCTTCATTGTCACATGGCTTTGGAAGGGTGAGATGTCTCTGCCTGAATCCCTGCCTCACCTAAATCACAGGAGTTAAGTCCTCCCAATTTTCTCCTCTCCAGTCCATTGCAATGTCACCACCATAGCAGGAAGAAGTCAGGAGCCCCAGCTAACAGGGAGAACAGTGAGGTATATCTCTCCCATTCCTTCCTGACTTTCTTTCTGTATAAATTGGGAAATTAATGACCATCTTGGAATGCAAGTATGTACTTTTCcacttaaaataaaaagcactCTAAAAAGCGAAAGCACAGTGAAAAGTACAAATAGCACATAAAAACAGTGACAAAATAGAGTTGCCTTAGAACTGCAACAAGCTTTACCTCTGATTTCTGTTGTGGTACAAAATCTTCATTTCAAAGGCTTTGGCTCTTTCAGCCACTTTGTAACCAATTTTGCCCATTCCCAGGATCCCCAGGGTTGCTCCAGAAACCTCAGCCCCCAGCCAGTCAACAGGAAAATACTCTGTGTCAGGGGAGACTGCCATCTCATGGCCTTGGAAGAGCAAAAGAAGAATTATGTAATCTAAGGGATGTTCCAGCATCTGGTtactttccc is a window from the Passer domesticus isolate bPasDom1 chromosome 1, bPasDom1.hap1, whole genome shotgun sequence genome containing:
- the RBFA gene encoding putative ribosome-binding factor A, mitochondrial isoform X1, yielding MWGARVAAVPRWCRALRSSAALGGPRNLLRKMLRKNKKKFWYDSPTLGPQTLHKPTKLDFLMKNDLTKTRKEDNMRCRVLNGLIHKAVLEMATTCEVSQEFYDLKLDICKVSLSSNFSACRVYWNPASTMEKESYIESVLRKSAPRIRYLLKSQQIVGNVPPVVFIKDKEAAAVKEVEDLLAIADFGPPEEEEISQNDSSKLFPSTTQSSDSPMRSNLFGVDHELLNKQIMDYKKMKVSRHIENFVWTDKQQQQLSKIQKKMKKKKARNPPDDDDVTPQEYLLDRYEADYWDDNPESASGYELQDELQEEVNELDVDDEKTLTQPTGKRK
- the LOC135301808 gene encoding probable 2-ketogluconate reductase, encoding MESQELPYVLVDSIGGRLGVYEDHLGFLKKRFHLITMKEYLENKTFLSKKIRAIYVWYHKPAINEELLQSLPNLKVVASAGVGIDHLDLKLLSSYGVKVSNTPFIVSTDTADMAMALLLASSRRLVEGHEMAVSPDTEYFPVDWLGAEVSGATLGILGMGKIGYKVAERAKAFEMKILYHNRNQRKKEEESAVGAVYCKKIDDLLQQSDFVILAVNLTPQTHKLIGKRELELMKPTATLINISRGLIVDQDALVEALQNKVIKAAALDVAYPEPLPRDHPLLKLKNVIITPHIGSATKKTRWAMMEEMAESIQAGLEGLPIPREVLP
- the RBFA gene encoding putative ribosome-binding factor A, mitochondrial isoform X2, translating into MKNDLTKTRKEDNMRCRVLNGLIHKAVLEMATTCEVSQEFYDLKLDICKVSLSSNFSACRVYWNPASTMEKESYIESVLRKSAPRIRYLLKSQQIVGNVPPVVFIKDKEAAAVKEVEDLLAIADFGPPEEEEISQNDSSKLFPSTTQSSDSPMRSNLFGVDHELLNKQIMDYKKMKVSRHIENFVWTDKQQQQLSKIQKKMKKKKARNPPDDDDVTPQEYLLDRYEADYWDDNPESASGYELQDELQEEVNELDVDDEKTLTQPTGKRK